A region of Streptomyces sp. NBC_01264 DNA encodes the following proteins:
- a CDS encoding DUF6153 family protein: MTGREPRTQPQPLLRLTTLLVLAVIVGLLGMHALGAAALPPAGATEHTSHHVAAAPADPGSQYRCPDDDRDTGRHVVHTDQMCASAAVPGSPGIAAADTESVTTTAHGVYAPVPWPIALAYEPAGGRAPPSLAGLQLLRI; this comes from the coding sequence GTGACCGGCCGCGAGCCCCGCACGCAGCCGCAGCCCCTGCTGCGGCTCACCACGCTGCTCGTCCTCGCCGTCATCGTCGGGCTGCTCGGCATGCACGCCTTGGGCGCCGCCGCCCTGCCGCCGGCAGGCGCCACCGAGCACACCTCCCACCACGTGGCGGCAGCCCCCGCCGACCCCGGCTCGCAGTACCGCTGCCCCGACGACGATCGCGACACGGGTCGCCATGTCGTCCACACGGACCAGATGTGCGCGTCTGCTGCCGTGCCGGGTTCCCCCGGTATCGCCGCAGCAGACACCGAGTCGGTCACCACCACGGCGCATGGCGTTTATGCCCCGGTCCCGTGGCCGATCGCGCTGGCCTACGAGCCGGCTGGAGGGCGGGCACCGCCCTCACTCGCCGGACTGCAGCTCCTGCGGATATAG
- a CDS encoding DUF305 domain-containing protein codes for MNTNRSLPRRAALAATAAAAGLVLAACGSSDSTSTPGTTAATTTAPASTEADRHNQADITFAQGMIPHHRQAIVMSDMVESHGASNEVKELAEKIKKAQKPEIDTMTGWLKAWGEKVPTGIGMGHGDDDSGMPGMMGDLDINRLGNAKGNAFDTMFLTMMIEHHEGAIDMAKTEKEQGAYGPAKALADSIITSQTAEIALMRTMLAG; via the coding sequence ATGAACACGAACCGATCCCTGCCGCGTCGCGCGGCCCTGGCGGCCACCGCGGCCGCTGCCGGCCTGGTCCTGGCCGCCTGCGGCAGCAGCGACAGCACGAGCACGCCCGGCACGACCGCCGCGACCACCACCGCCCCGGCTTCCACGGAGGCCGACCGGCACAACCAGGCGGACATCACCTTCGCGCAAGGAATGATCCCCCACCACCGGCAGGCCATCGTCATGTCCGACATGGTCGAATCCCATGGCGCCTCCAACGAGGTCAAGGAACTCGCGGAAAAGATCAAGAAGGCGCAGAAGCCCGAGATCGACACCATGACCGGCTGGCTCAAGGCATGGGGCGAGAAGGTCCCCACCGGCATCGGGATGGGGCACGGCGACGACGACTCCGGCATGCCCGGGATGATGGGTGACCTGGACATCAACCGGCTCGGGAACGCCAAGGGCAATGCCTTCGACACGATGTTCCTGACCATGATGATCGAGCACCATGAGGGCGCGATCGACATGGCCAAGACGGAGAAAGAGCAAGGCGCCTACGGTCCCGCGAAGGCCCTCGCCGACAGCATCATCACCTCCCAGACCGCCGAGATCGCCCTCATGCGGACGATGCTTGCCGGCTGA
- a CDS encoding HAD-IC family P-type ATPase codes for MSAAAGGRSAWLAATGRTVAIAAIDGRAAALIGIADAPRETSSAAVSELHALGVEVVMLTGDNQATAERIAQRLGIDTLIAEVLPGDKAATIAELQRGGRKVAMVGDGINDAPALAQAELGIAIAIGAGTDVAIETADLVLMRSDPLDVPTALRIGRGTLRTMRQNLGWAIGYNAIALPIAAGVFEPATGLILRPEIAALSMSGSSVIVALNALALKRLRLPRPAPTGPAEGGVRGGT; via the coding sequence GTGAGTGCGGCGGCAGGCGGGCGCTCGGCTTGGCTAGCCGCCACCGGCCGCACCGTCGCCATCGCCGCCATCGACGGCCGGGCGGCGGCCCTGATCGGCATCGCCGACGCACCCCGGGAGACCTCCTCCGCCGCCGTGAGTGAACTGCACGCCCTGGGCGTCGAGGTCGTCATGCTCACCGGCGACAACCAGGCCACCGCCGAACGGATCGCGCAGCGCCTGGGCATCGACACCCTCATCGCCGAGGTCCTTCCCGGCGACAAAGCCGCCACCATCGCCGAGCTCCAGCGCGGCGGCCGCAAGGTCGCCATGGTCGGCGACGGCATCAACGACGCCCCGGCCCTCGCCCAGGCCGAGCTCGGCATCGCCATCGCCATCGGCGCCGGCACCGACGTCGCCATCGAGACCGCCGACCTCGTCCTGATGCGCTCCGACCCCCTCGACGTCCCCACCGCCCTGCGCATCGGCCGCGGCACTCTGCGCACGATGCGCCAGAACCTCGGCTGGGCCATCGGCTACAACGCCATCGCCCTGCCCATCGCCGCAGGCGTCTTCGAACCCGCCACCGGCCTGATCCTCCGCCCCGAGATCGCTGCCCTCTCCATGTCCGGATCCAGCGTCATCGTCGCCCTGAACGCGCTCGCCCTCAAGCGCCTGCGCCTGCCCCGCCCAGCCCCCACGGGCCCGGCCGAGGGAGGCGTTCGAGGTGGCACGTAG
- a CDS encoding DUF302 domain-containing protein: protein MRYDRTVRLTGDFATTVAAVREALAAQGFGILTEIDVTATLKAKLGHDMEGYLILGACNPPLAHQALDVDRTIGLLLPCNVVVRADGGETVVQALDPDTMVTLTGLPALQPVAEEAGRRLDAALAALRDGV, encoded by the coding sequence ATGCGCTACGACCGCACCGTCCGCCTCACCGGTGACTTCGCCACCACCGTGGCCGCCGTCCGAGAGGCCTTGGCTGCGCAGGGCTTCGGGATCCTCACCGAGATCGACGTCACCGCCACCCTGAAGGCCAAACTCGGCCACGACATGGAGGGCTACCTCATCCTCGGAGCCTGCAACCCGCCGCTCGCCCACCAGGCCCTGGATGTCGACCGCACCATCGGACTGCTCCTGCCGTGCAACGTCGTCGTCCGCGCCGACGGGGGCGAGACCGTGGTCCAGGCGCTCGACCCGGACACGATGGTCACCCTCACCGGCCTGCCCGCCCTCCAGCCGGTCGCCGAAGAGGCCGGCCGCCGCCTGGATGCCGCCCTGGCCGCTCTGCGCGACGGTGTCTGA